AAATACTTTTGGTACCAGACCATCGTTGGCCATGGAGTAGAATACGCGGGTCTGACCTAGCAGCATCACAAGGATCACTGAAGAGAAACCAGCCAGGATAGCGACTGTTACGAATGTAGACAGCCAGCCATAGCCTACCATGTACTTGTCAATTACGAATGCTACGGAAGCTTCACCACCTTCTTTCAGGAAGTCCTGGTAAGGAGCAATACCTGTCAGTACGTAGGAGAAGAGGATATATAAAGCTGTACATACGAACAGGGAAACCAGGATCCCTATTGGCATATTGCGCTTAGGGTTTACAGTTTCCTGGGCAGCTGTAGATACCGCATCAAAACCAATGAAAGCAAAGAATACGACACCAGCGCCCCGCAAGACCCCTGATATTCCATGGAATCCGAAGGCAGAATAATCGACGACCGTGCCATTGTGCATGGTTACGGTACCTGCATTTTCAGGGATCATGAAAGGCGTGTGGTTCAGTGGATTGATGAACTGCCAGCCAAGGATGATAATGAGGATTACGATAGCAACTTTCGCGATTACGATGATGTTATTCACCATTGCAGAACCTTCGATACCGCGAATGAGTAATAAGCTTAGGAGCAGCAGAATGAATATCGCAGGGATGTTCATGATACCGTGTACTCCAGCGTCGGAAATTTCGAATGGGCTGTGACACCATTGGTAAGGAACGGTCCACCCGACTGTTTTTTCCAATAATTTATTCAGGTACTGTGCCCATCCTATAGCCACTGTAGCAGCACCCAGTGCATATTCCAGCACAAGATCCCAACCAATAATCCAGGCGATAAATTCACCCATAGTGGCGTAAGAGTAAGTATAAGCACTACCTGCGATAGGGATCATAGAGGCAAATTCTGCATAGCATAAACCTGCTAATGCACAACCTGCAGCTGCAATGATAAATGAGAAGACAACTGCGGGTCCGGCATGTTGTCCGGCGGCAGCTGCTGTTCTTACGAAAAGGCCTGCACCAATGATGGCACCAATGCCCAATGCAATCAGGGAACCTGCACCCAGTGTGCGTTTAAGTCCTTTGTCCGATTCAGATGCTTCTGATAATAAAAGGGAGAGAGGCTTTTTTACAAAAAGTTTGCCCATACTGTATGTCTATTGTGGTTGACGTTTGAATGGTTTAGTAATTTGTTGTTTCAATTCATTACAGATCGCCAAATATAGGCATCAATTTTATAAAATGACACACAACTTTAGCTCAACAGCATTATTTTTGGGGGATTTTAGTCAGTTTATACAATTCATTAATATAAAAAGCACCGCTGCATGAAGAAAACCAACCGCCTTACCGTGTTTATATTTTTAGCAATGGTATTGGGGATATTGACAGGTTATTTGGTGAATATTGCTTATTCCGGTAAAGATGGTGGGCAAATTACTATTGGGAAGTTCGTGGAAAATATATCGATATTGACCACCATTTTCCTGCGTCTTGTTAAAATGATTATTGCTCCGCTGGTGTTTACCACGTTGGTAGTGGGAATCGCCAAGCTGGGTGATATCAAGGCTGTAGGCCGTATTGGGGGTAAAACCATGTTATGGTTTATTTCGG
This window of the Chitinophaga sancti genome carries:
- a CDS encoding amino acid permease; this translates as MGKLFVKKPLSLLLSEASESDKGLKRTLGAGSLIALGIGAIIGAGLFVRTAAAAGQHAGPAVVFSFIIAAAGCALAGLCYAEFASMIPIAGSAYTYSYATMGEFIAWIIGWDLVLEYALGAATVAIGWAQYLNKLLEKTVGWTVPYQWCHSPFEISDAGVHGIMNIPAIFILLLLSLLLIRGIEGSAMVNNIIVIAKVAIVILIIILGWQFINPLNHTPFMIPENAGTVTMHNGTVVDYSAFGFHGISGVLRGAGVVFFAFIGFDAVSTAAQETVNPKRNMPIGILVSLFVCTALYILFSYVLTGIAPYQDFLKEGGEASVAFVIDKYMVGYGWLSTFVTVAILAGFSSVILVMLLGQTRVFYSMANDGLVPKVFAELHPKFRTPYRSQAMFFVFVSLFAAFVPDSVVGDMTSIGTLFAFVLVCLGVIVMRKTDPDQPREFKTPWVPFVPLLGTVFCVTMIFSLGWENWSRLIVWLLIGFVIYFGYSVKHSKIRKMGK